GGGATCGCGGGCTATAACTACGACGGCGTTCATGCATTGAAGAGCGTCGTGATGACTGAATGCAACTTACTGCTTCTTGTAGCATCATACGATGTTCAATAATTTGGAATGCTGCTTGGAGAGTTTTTGGccttttttcaaaaatttcttcTAGGAGTAATCCATGTCGTGACTTATCGATGCCTGCCGTTAAGAAGTTGACGGCCATTTGTTCAATTAAATCTGAAATCTCGGCGATCTCTTCCCTAAATCGGGTTAAAAAGCTGCGAAGGCTCTCACCTGAGCGCTGATGCATTGTCATCAAAGATGCTGTGACCTTAATGCCTTTGTAATTACTGGAGAACCGGGCTTGGAATTTGCTTTTTAAGGTTGCCCATGAATCAATGGATCGAGGTGGCAGATTGCTATACCATCGGAGTGCtgtgccttgaaggcatgtagaGAAAAACTGACAACGGGCGATTTCAGAGTGGCCGAAGAAAGCCATTCGTCCGTCGAATGTGTTGAGAAATGCCAACGGGTCTGAGGATCCGTCGAAGTGATCGAGGGATGGGGTTTTTAATGATCTGTCGATACGTGCTTTCTCGAGGAGGAGGGATAAGGGGCTTTCAGAGACAGTTTCGAATCCCGATTGATTCCTCATGATGTAACATATTTGAGTGATTTCTTCTTGCATTTTAGCAAATTCTTCATGTGATATAGACTCTGTGGACTCAGTTTGGCGTGAAACCTCGGCGGATGACACTATCCGCTGTCGACGTTCACGAGGCTGTGGGTAGGTCGACTCTGCCGATGGCTCGTATTCATACTCTGCATCATCGTCATCATCATAAAATTCTTCATCATGCTCCTTGCTCTGTATCGTTGTTTGTTGGAGCTCTCGTCTAAGACGGTGAATTTCGCGCTTTCGCTCGAGTTTGGCCTGCAGCCTCCGAGTCTCGCGCTCCAGTAGCTCTAACTCTTCATCATGGTTCTTCCAGATTTTCTTGGTTTTGAACTCTTagcttttctttttttttctaaatGCAGTCGCATGTCGCTTGAAAGAACTTTTTTGCCTCTGGAGGTTTGTATTCTAAAACGCTGATCTGACACAGATTTTCTCTTTTTGTCTCTTTGACGTGTATTTTTCCAGCTCTCCGGTTGATCCTCAAGAAGGCTTTCAGGTGGAGGAAACAAACATTTTGGCTTTAATGCCGACTGCTTCGGAAGCTCACAGCCATCGAAGGCCGAGGCATCGGAGGCAGGTTCTGCCGTCAATTCTTTCACTTTGTGTTGGTCCGGCTGTTCCCGGATCAATCTCTTCTACAATCATTTTCTGGTTAGATCTGTTAAAGCAAAACTttttctagcgccaaatgatgtgccaacaatattattattattagactATAATTTTAGGAGATGATCTCTTTGCTTAATTTGCCAACCTCCTCAAATGAGGTTGTTGTCTTATATTTATACCATGTCCTAAATGGGCTATTCATTACAAAGTGGGCTTGTTAGGCCGATTACAAAATATTATAATCTAATCTATTTTGGCCTACTTTCTTCTAACCCAAGGTCCAACACATTGTACGGCAATAAGTAAACTCACAGTTTATTACTATAAACTTTCTTTTTGACGAGAACTTATTGTATACTTTAGGTGATCGTTCTTCTACTGATGATTAGACAGCTAGTCGAAAATGAAATGTGAAAAATCTGGTTTTGTAGGAGCATAATAATGCTTGTTTGAATAATTTGTAGATAAAATAAAGAACTTGATTATTGGCGCAGTACTAAGAATCTTGCAAATTTAGTAACACTTGGTAAATTTAGAAGTAGGTACAAGGAGAACAACAAAAGATAGTTAGCTGTCATAAGAAGTTGTCACAATTCAATATTAAGGCCATGGATTCTCTAATATAAAATACCAAAATTTATAACTCATTAAAACCTGCAGAATGCTGATTTATTTGATACATGAGCATATACGATTTTGCACGGAGTAACAAAGCCTTATAAAACCGCGAACATGGTCAGATGAGCAACTGGACACAATATGCACCAATGAATTGTCAGAAATTAAATCCCACTTTGTCTTGTAAAACTGACCAACAGTATGTCTCTTTACAAACTAATAAACGGTATGTTTGTTTATAAACTGTTCAATACAGATAACAAGCTATCTCACTCCACCATTCTCACTCTGGAAACTCGAACACACTTATACTTCGCTCACCAAAAAAGTATGTAAATGCTCAATATAGGACACCAATCGTAAACCTTAGGAAACAAAAAAACCAATCTTACTATTCCAGCACCTTATCTGGGTTGAACTTTTTACTTTCCAACCATATCAATTCCTTTACATCTTCTTCACTTAAACTTGCTTGCTCAAAATCAAATATGAAAGGAAACTCGCAGGTTGGCTCCTCATTGATCTCATGCAGACTTGATAAAAATGGATGATTTAATGCTTCTTCAACTTAACAATTACCAAGAGAAAAGAATCATATTATACTCATTAGCTTAATAGAAGAATATAAGCTTAAAGTTAAAAAAGATGTTAGTTGTTAATAAATACCAAGCAGCGCATACCTGTTATGCGTTTTGATGGATCAAACGCTAACATTTGCTCTGCAAGATCAATGGCCACTGGAGATACATCTGGGAACTTCTCCGCAAAAGATTTCTTTGGGACATGTGGGAGTTGCTTAATGTACTTTCGTGCATTGTTGCTCCTAAGAAATCCAAGATCAGAGTCCTCCGGAGAGCCTAAAAGCTGTTTTGAGATGAAAAAATTAACACACGAGAATTTCAGAACCCACCATCATAATGTCAGAAAGGTAAATTTTCTTATTTATGCTTTAAACCGACAATTCCATGATTTAATAATCTACACATACTAATATTTCGGCAGATAATGCCTGATTACCTCATTGATAAGTAACAATTGTTCAACATAGTCTTTACCAGGAAAGAGAGGTTCCCGTTTAATTATTTCCATCAAAATGCAGCCAACAGACCAGATGTCAATGGCTGCTGTATATTCTGAACAGTTGAGTAACAATTCTGGGGCTCTGTACCATCGGGTTACAACATATTCTGTCATGAAATCTGTCTCAGATGTGGTTCGCGCAAGCCCAAAATCACAAATTTTCAGGTCACAGTTTGAATTCAGAAGCAAGTTGCTTGGTTTCAAATCACGATGCAAAACATTTGCAGAGTGTATGTACTTTAGTCCACGAAGTAACTGGTACAGGAAATACTGCAAAAAGCAAATACAGTACTTTAGAGTGAGAAAGCGCTTGCAGCTCACCAAGTCACACTTATAAGCAAAGAGTTCTTATTacacaaaaaaaaaaaattgagtgCTGATTGTACTGTTCGAAATACTGTAAAAAGCAAATACAGTACTATAGACCGAGAAAGCACTTGCAGCTCACCAAATCAAACTTATAGACAAAGAGTTCttattacaaaaaaaaaattgaatgcTGATTGTAATATTCTCCATAAAGGAGTTGCGATACTTTATTTTCTGGAGTAAATTTATACTTCTTTATTACATTAAATGACTTGATATCTACAGCTTTTTTTTCTAATATGCAAAGAACTCAAAAAGTAAGTTTACAGCAGCATTATAGAAACCATAAATGCAATAGGAAGAAGGTAGAAGCGGGCAGATAATATAAAGACCAACATACCTGACAGTGATCCTCAGTCAGTGCCTGGGAAGAGCGTATAACTTGATGTAGATCAGTATCCATTAACTCATACACAATATACACATCAACAAAATTTTCTTTCTCCGGTGGTGGTATGATGTCCTTAATTTTGATGACCTGTGAAAAAGTTTATAACCACAAAGTAGTCAGGAAAAAATGGTTAAAAAGAAACTTCATTGCTAATCACATGAGCAAATCCCAACTGAAACCCAGATATGTTTTTTATTTTCTTCCCTTGTAgatttaaaatttaaaacaaaCTTGAAAAAATGTTTGGAACATGAAAAGAGCTTGAAATTATTACGGGGACTACATAGCCAATAGATAAAGAGTTTCAATCATTTAATAAAATCCCACATACATTTTCATGATCCATATGGCAGAGGAGTTTGATCTCGCGTAAGGTCCTTTTAGCATCGATCCTGTTATCAAAAGCATTCCCAATTTTTTTAATTGCGACCTCTTCCTTCATTTCAGAATTTGTAGCACAGCTGCATAACAAAAATTAATTATCACTTAGTAACAAGCGAATAAAATAAGTCAGAGAAATTGCCACTGACAAAAAAACATGCGTAAACTGTATATAGATGGAAACGGAGCGGAGATAAT
The sequence above is drawn from the Apium graveolens cultivar Ventura chromosome 2, ASM990537v1, whole genome shotgun sequence genome and encodes:
- the LOC141707327 gene encoding mitogen-activated protein kinase homolog NTF6-like isoform X2 encodes the protein MDKENSCCKTTNVGQGNSTDKRKYVCYNVLGNLFQVSSTYVPPVKLVGSGAYGIVCCATNSEMKEEVAIKKIGNAFDNRIDAKRTLREIKLLCHMDHENVIKIKDIIPPPEKENFVDVYIVYELMDTDLHQVIRSSQALTEDHCQYFLYQLLRGLKYIHSANVLHRDLKPSNLLLNSNCDLKICDFGLARTTSETDFMTEYVVTRWYRAPELLLNCSEYTAAIDIWSVGCILMEIIKREPLFPGKDYVEQLLLINELLGSPEDSDLGFLRSNNARKYIKQLPHVPKKSFAEKFPDVSPVAIDLAEQMLAFDPSKRITVEEALNHPFLSSLHEINEEPTCEFPFIFDFEQASLSEEDVKELIWLESKKFNPDKVLE
- the LOC141707327 gene encoding mitogen-activated protein kinase homolog NTF6-like isoform X1 produces the protein MIKNEDTDSNVRVKVEKGMATHGGSYVEYNVMGNLFHLSSKYAPPIQLLGCGSYGVVCCATNSEMKEEVAIKKIGNAFDNRIDAKRTLREIKLLCHMDHENVIKIKDIIPPPEKENFVDVYIVYELMDTDLHQVIRSSQALTEDHCQYFLYQLLRGLKYIHSANVLHRDLKPSNLLLNSNCDLKICDFGLARTTSETDFMTEYVVTRWYRAPELLLNCSEYTAAIDIWSVGCILMEIIKREPLFPGKDYVEQLLLINELLGSPEDSDLGFLRSNNARKYIKQLPHVPKKSFAEKFPDVSPVAIDLAEQMLAFDPSKRITVEEALNHPFLSSLHEINEEPTCEFPFIFDFEQASLSEEDVKELIWLESKKFNPDKVLE